From Ignavibacterium sp.:
ATGATTTTCTTGATAACAAAACGAATTTTATTTATCGGATAAAAACTTTCGAAAATTTATTAGCTGAGGTTGATAAACAATTTAAGTCGAATAAAAATTTTCAGATGTATTTTGATTATTCACTAAATCGCTGGTTTAACTTTTGGTCTGCTTATGCAGTTGAAAAGATTTTCTGCTCGCTTCCGAATGTAAAACCGGTTTTTAATCAACGCGACAGATTAAAAGATTTTTCAATTAACGGAATTACTTTCGATCATAAGACAACAGTATTTCCGCGCAGATTTAATCTCACTTTTGAACAAGCAAAACAAAATCCATTAAGTCTTATCGAATGGTTATATCTTAATCAATCGAAACAGAAAAGAAAACACTATCATAACAGATTATTCATAGTGTTGTTCAGTTCTGATGGCGAACATTGGAAACTTAAAGCAGAAATTATTTGGCTGAAAGAATTAATTGAAAATTATGTTTCGCAGTTTGAATCAAATAAATTATTTTCACTTCAATTAAACAAAGAATTTAAAACATTATCAGACATAATCTGGGCAGTAAAATGAATAATCTTTACAAGGCAACCTGCATAGTACTTTTCACTTTCTCATTTTTTTTTATTTCAAGCTGCGGTGATTCAAAAAATGAAGATTCTCCGGAGACAAAAACAACTTCAACTGATTTTTCAAAAAGATATGGAGTTAAATCTGCAATTGTTGAGTATGCAATTACAGGTTCACAGTCCGGAACTAAAACTTTATATTTTGAAGACTGGGGAATGAAGCAAGCTGAGTACACAAATTCTGTTTTGCAAATTGCAGGATTTTCCAAAAACATTAATCTCCTTAACATTATTAAAGATGATTCAAACTATATAATTGATCTGGACAGAAAAACCGGGACTAAGACAAAAAATCCGGTAAAAAAACTTATTGCAGAACTTCAAAATCAAAAAAGTTTCGGTGAATTTGGTGAACAGATTTTATTAAAGAGTGGTGCAATGAAAGTCGGAAGAGAAGAATTTCTCGACAAAGATTGTGATATATATGAAATTAAAAACGCTGGAACAAAAATCTGGATTTGGAAATGGATTCCTTTGAAAACGATTACTAAAACAGGTGGAGTAGAAATCAACAGTGTTGCAAAAAAAATCGAAATTAATGTGAGCATTCCTTCTGAAAAATTTGAACCACCCAAAGATGTTACAATAACAGAAGTTGACCTCGATGATATTGAAAATCAAATGAGGCAGCAAAACAAATGATAAGTTTCCTTCCTGTTGGAGGTGGCAATGAGATTGGTGCAAATTGTTTTTATCTTAATATAAATGGAAACGGAATAATACTCGATTGCGGTATTCATCCACAAAAAGAAGGAATAGAATCTCTACCAAAATTTGAACTTCTCAAGAATAAAACTATTGACTATGCATTAATTTCACACGCACATCAGGATCACATAGCAGCGCTTCCCTTTCTAATAAAAAAATTTCCTTACATTAAAATTATTACAACGCCTCAGACGCGTGCATTGGCTGAATTAACTTTACACAATGCTGTTTCTATTCTTAAAAAAGAAATCATTGATGAACAGTTTGAGTTTTATACTCATGATGAAGTTGATCTTTTGATTAAGATGATTAATTACTACGAATATGAAAAGGAGTTCTTGCTTTCATCTTATCATCAAATTACAGAAGCAGATCTAATTGCAACATTTTTTGATGCGGGACATATTCTTGGCTCATCAGGAATTTTTCTAAACAACAATGGTTACAAAATATTTTATACAGGTGATATTAATCTTGCAAATCAGGCAATTCAACCTGCAGCAATTTTACCAAACACAAAAATCAATACATTAATTCTTGAATCAACTTATGGGGCAACTGATTCAAGCGAGATACTTGATTGGCAAAAAGAAGCAGAGCGGTTTGCAAAAGAAGCAAATAAAATTCTTACTGCAGGAGGTTCTATCTTAATTCCGGTTTTTGCACTTGGAAAGCTTCAGGAAATGCTTGCGACAATCTGGTTGTTAATGCAAAAAAGGAAACTATCTCAGGTGGATATTTTTACTGGTGGAATTGGGACAAAAATAAACCGAGTGTATGATTACAACAGATATGTTGTAAATCGCATTGATAAAGAATTTGAATTGAGTATGATTCCGCAAATTGATTATACACAACTAAGTTCTCCGGATGAATTTTTCAAAAATCCATCGATTGTGCTTGCAGCAAGTGGAATGATGATTAAAGGGACAAGTTCTTATGATTTTGCAATGAGATTTCTCCAACAAAAAAATTCTGCAATCTTTACTGTTGGTTATATGGATGAACGAACTCCTGGTTATCTTATTTCAAAAGCAAAGAGAGGTGATAAAATTTTTATTGATATTTCAGATAAACCAATTGAAGTAAAATGTGAAATAAAAAATTTCAGATTCTCCGCACACGCAAAAAGAGAGCAACTTATTTCAATAGTAAAAAAACTTAAACCAGATAATGTAATTCTTGTTCACGGTGATGAAGAAGCAATTAACTGGATGGGAAAAGAGATATTAAAAAGTTTTTCAGGAATTAAAGTCTATGTCGCTGTTTGCGGGAAAGAAATAGTTTTATAAAGACAAATGATATTGAATAAATAATCTTCGTATATTTAAACAAATAAATTTCATTCTGTTGAGAATGAACATTCCTATAACTACTTATCAGGAGGAGTCATGTCTCAGGTACTCAAAAACAAACTCAAAGAAAAAATTGAAGGATGGCGTCCAAGAACTGCCCGATTAGTAAAAGAATTTGGAAATGTAAAAATTGATGAAGTAACAATCGGACAGGTAATTGGTGGTGCACGCGATATTAAATGCCTTGTAACAGACATTTCATATCTTGATCCATACGAAGGAATTCGTTTCAGAGGTTTAACAATTCCTGAAGTTCTTGAAAAACTTCCCAAAGTTCCTGGTGGTGAAATGCCCTATGTTGAAGGATTTTTCTACTTCTTATTAACAGGTGATATTCCATCAATGAAAGATGTTGAAGATGTCGCTGATGAATTTAATAAAAGACAGGAAGTGCCTCAGTATGTTTTTGATATGCTTAAAGCTTTGCCGAAAGATTCACATCCGATGGCAATGCTTTCCGCTGCTATTGTTGCGATGCAAAGAGAATCTATTTTCTTTAAGGAGTATGAAGAAGGAAAACTTCATAAAAATGATTATTGGGATCCAACTTATGAAGATTCCTTGAATCTGCTTGCAAAACTTCCACGCATTGCTTCATTCATCTACAGGTGGAAATATAAAAATGGTGATATCATCCCTTCTGATCCAAAGCTTGACTGGGGTGGAAACTTTGCTCATATGATGGGAATACCAAAACCTTATGATGATGTTTCAAGGATGTATTTCATACTTCATAGTGATCACGAAAGTGGAAATGTAAGTGCTCACACAGGACACTTAATTGCATCCGCTTTGTCTGATATTTATTATTCCATTTCAGGAATGGTTAATGGTCTTGCCGGTCCACTACACGGTTTGGCAAATCAGGAAGTATTGAAATGGATTCAGGAAATTTATGAGAAGAAAGGTGGCAAAGTTCCAACAGAAGAAGAAATGAAACAATTTGTTTGGGACACTTTGAAATCAGGTCAGGTTATACCTGGATTTGGTCATGCTGTATTGAGAAAAACTGATCCCCGTTACACTGCACAAAGAGAATTCTGTCTTAAACATTTACCTGATGATCCATTGTTCAAATATGTTGATTTGCTTTACAAAGTTGTTCCTCCGATTCTACTTGAACAAGGTAAAGCAAAAAACCCCTGGCCAAATGTTGATGCGCAATCCGGTGTAATTCAGTGGTATTATGGTTTGAGAGAATATGATTTCTACACTGTATTATTTGCTGTCGGCAGAGCTCTTGGTGTTTGTGCTAACATAATTTGGGATCGCGGACTTGGTTATCCGATTGAAAGACCAAAATCAGTTACAACAGAAATGCTGGAAGAAGCTGCCGGAATTAAAAAATAATTTTTTCAGTTTGCAGAGACTTCCTGTAGCAAGTCTCTGCGGAAATTAATTTAAGATATTAAAATGACAGATACATCAAAAGAAAAGAATTCGAATTCCAAAATGAAGAATGGAATTCCGATGGGCGTCGGTGTTGCTTTAGGAGTTGCACTCGGAGCTGCTTTGCGTAATATTGCTCTTGGATTAGTGATTGGAATTTTAATTGGAGGAATTGGAATTTTAATTAACAATTCAAGAAAAGCTAAAACAAAAATTTAAGCACTGATAAAAAATTTGTTTGAAAATTTCAGATTGTTTTGATGCCTTAGCGATTTACATAGCTAAGGCATTTTTTATTTGGATTTCCTTTGATTTAATTTTAATTAAACTCTCACAAAACTTTTTATAACTATGCCCAATGAATTAAAAACTCTTTCCGAAATTCTTCTTGCCGGGAAATCTGCAATTGAAAAAGAGGAATCGAAAGAAATAATCTCAGAGTTGATAGAATTTTTCAAAGCTTATACTCAATCAGGCATCGATGATTCTGATTTTCATTATCTGATTGAAAAACTTATAGGCAGTGGTTTCGATAAAGAGATGATGTCCGAAATTCCAGTTGAATTATTTCATTCGGTTGGAGAGAACCTATTATATTCAGCTCATTCAACTCAAACAACCAATCAATCATTCAATAATTCAAACAATCTTTCACTCATACATTTAATCATTCATTCTTACCTCAATCTTTTCAGATATTCTCAATTTCTTAAGAGAGTTTATGAAGATAAAAGATGGGAAAATTTAATTCTTCAACTTATAATAAAAAGTAATTTTACTTTCGATAGACTATTTGAACAGCGAGTAAATCAATACGGTCAGAAAAATTTATTCAGAGTTATTGAAGGCAACAGAACAATTGATTATTCGTGGGATACAATTAATAAAAAAGTTGATGAGTTTAGAAAATCGCTTTCAGTTTTGCTTTCAGAAGATGATGAGGAGACTTTTGTCGCCTTTCTTCTTGACAATTCGCTCGAAATGATTTTACTCGATCTCGCTTGTCTGACTTCAGGAATAGTTAATGTAATGATTCCTGCCAATTCAGTTCCTCAACACATTGAGTTTATACTTAATCAAACAAAAGCAAAATACATTTTTGTTGATGATGAAATTCAGCTTTCAAAAATCAAATCGGTGAAGAACAACTTATCAAATCTGAATAAAGTTATATTACTCAAAGGTGCCTCAATAGAAGATTATGTTATTCCTTTCAATGAGTTTCTCAATTCTGATTCAGCAATAAAAGAATTCCCTGTAAATACTAAGAAGCATATAAATACTAATTCACTCGCAACAATAATGTACACTTCAGGGACAACAGGGGATCCGAAAGGAATAATGTTTTCTCATCTTAACATTGTTTACAAAAGATTTTGCAGAGCAATGGCAATACCTGAAATCAGTGACGCAGACAGATTTCTAAGCTATCTTCCTTTATATCACACTTTCGGGAGATGGCTCGAAATGACCGGCGCAATTTTCTGGGGTGCTGAATATGTATTTATGGAAAATCCATCAATCGAAACGATGATCAATAACTTCAGATTGGTGAAGCCATCAATTTTTATAAGTATTC
This genomic window contains:
- a CDS encoding MBL fold metallo-hydrolase, yielding MISFLPVGGGNEIGANCFYLNINGNGIILDCGIHPQKEGIESLPKFELLKNKTIDYALISHAHQDHIAALPFLIKKFPYIKIITTPQTRALAELTLHNAVSILKKEIIDEQFEFYTHDEVDLLIKMINYYEYEKEFLLSSYHQITEADLIATFFDAGHILGSSGIFLNNNGYKIFYTGDINLANQAIQPAAILPNTKINTLILESTYGATDSSEILDWQKEAERFAKEANKILTAGGSILIPVFALGKLQEMLATIWLLMQKRKLSQVDIFTGGIGTKINRVYDYNRYVVNRIDKEFELSMIPQIDYTQLSSPDEFFKNPSIVLAASGMMIKGTSSYDFAMRFLQQKNSAIFTVGYMDERTPGYLISKAKRGDKIFIDISDKPIEVKCEIKNFRFSAHAKREQLISIVKKLKPDNVILVHGDEEAINWMGKEILKSFSGIKVYVAVCGKEIVL
- a CDS encoding citrate (Si)-synthase; the protein is MSQVLKNKLKEKIEGWRPRTARLVKEFGNVKIDEVTIGQVIGGARDIKCLVTDISYLDPYEGIRFRGLTIPEVLEKLPKVPGGEMPYVEGFFYFLLTGDIPSMKDVEDVADEFNKRQEVPQYVFDMLKALPKDSHPMAMLSAAIVAMQRESIFFKEYEEGKLHKNDYWDPTYEDSLNLLAKLPRIASFIYRWKYKNGDIIPSDPKLDWGGNFAHMMGIPKPYDDVSRMYFILHSDHESGNVSAHTGHLIASALSDIYYSISGMVNGLAGPLHGLANQEVLKWIQEIYEKKGGKVPTEEEMKQFVWDTLKSGQVIPGFGHAVLRKTDPRYTAQREFCLKHLPDDPLFKYVDLLYKVVPPILLEQGKAKNPWPNVDAQSGVIQWYYGLREYDFYTVLFAVGRALGVCANIIWDRGLGYPIERPKSVTTEMLEEAAGIKK